From Triticum urartu cultivar G1812 chromosome 2, Tu2.1, whole genome shotgun sequence, a single genomic window includes:
- the LOC125535275 gene encoding G-type lectin S-receptor-like serine/threonine-protein kinase LECRK2, giving the protein MAPRLPWRFLQFLLLLLLGVSSAAQAQVNITLGSSLTPQGPNSSWLSPSGDFAFGFRPVEGNTSSYLLAVWFDKIPEKTVAWYAKSSQDTLVQVPSSSVLQLTTDGLLSLRNPSNDEVWSPRVTGSAYASMLDTGDFRLVGADGKPKWKTFDFPADTILPTQVLPVGQQDKALRSRLIATDYTNGRFLLAVQSDGNLVFYPVAEPTTKRYDAYWASGTDGNGSKLVFNETGRIYFTTTNGTQINITSAGVNSMGDYFNRATLDPDGVFRQYVYPKSRQAARLWGLQWTAVSSVPQNICQVIMANNAGSGACGFNSYCSFDGTQDQTTICQCPDHYKFFDEERKYKGCRPDFEPQSCDLNEEAAEAQFEMTQIDNVDWPLADYEEYSPIDLTECRRLCIIDCFCATAVFHASTNTCWKKKLPLSNGKMAESVDRMVLIKVRRSNNTQSQLSSGSSKWKKEKKYWILGSSLFFGSSVLLNLLLISILFFGTYCGICITSKKKLQSPQLSGSSILPPKIFTYNELEKATSGFHEVLGSGASGTVYKGRLQDEHATSIAVKKIGKLQQETEKEFMVEVQTIGQTFHKNLVRLLGFCNEGTDRLLVYEFMTNGSLNEFLFGDARPHWSLRVQVALGVARGLLYLHEECSTQIIHCDIKPQNILLDDNFMAKIADFGLAKLLRANQTQTNTGIRGTRGYVAPEWFKNIGITSKVDVYSFGVILLELVCCRRNVEVEIDDEEQAILTYWANDCYRSGRIDLLVEGDDEANFNIKKAERFVAVALWCLQEEPTMRPTMLKVTQMLDGAVQIPTPPDPSSFISSLP; this is encoded by the coding sequence ATGGCACCTCGCCTCCCATGGCGCTTCCTCCAGTTcttgctactgctgctgctgggGGTTTCATCTGCTGCTCAAGCACAGGTGAACATCACCCTGGGCTCCTCCTTGACGCCCCAGGGGCCAAACAGCTCATGGCTCTCGCCCTCCGGCGACTTCGCGTTCGGTTTCCGGCCAGTGGAAGGTAACACCTCCTCGTACCTCCTTGCCGTCTGGTTCGACAAGATCCCTGAAAAGACTGTCGCTTGGTACGCCAAGAGCAGTCAAGACACACTGGTGCAAGTGCCATCCAGCTCTGTGCTCCAGCTCACAACTGATGGGTTGCTCTCGCTTCGCAACCCATCTAACGATGAGGTCTGGAGTCCCCGGGTCACTGGTTCGGCCTACGCCAGCATGCTCGACACAGGCGACTTCAGGCTTGTCGGTGCAGATGGCAAACCAAAGTGGAAGACCTTTGATTTCCCGGCTGATACCATCCTGCCCACACAAGTGCTTCCTGTGGGTCAGCAGGACAAGGCACTTAGAAGCCGTCTCATCGCCACGGACTACACCAATGGCCGGTTTCTCCTAGCTGTGCAATCTGATGGTAATCTTGTGTTCTATCCAGTTGCCGAGCCTACCACAAAACGGTACGATGCATACTGGGCATCTGGTACAGATGGGAACGGCTCAAAGTTGGTGTTCAATGAAACTGGCAGGATATACTTCACAACCACAAATGGGACACAGATCAATATCACTTCAGCAGGGGTGAACTCAATGGGTGATTACTTCAATCGTGCCACGCTTGACCCAGACGGTGTATTTCGGCAATATGTCTACCCAAAGAGCAGACAGGCCGCAAGATTATGGGGCTTGCAATGGACGGCGGTGAGCTCAGTTCCCCAGAACATCTGCCAGGTGATAATGGCAAACAATGCCGGCAGTGGGGCATGTGGCTTCAACAGTTACTGCAGCTTTGATGGCACCCAGGATCAGACAACAATATGCCAATGCCCAGACCATTACAAGTTCTTTGACGAGGAGAGAAAATACAAAGGGTGCAGGCCAGACTTTGAACCACAAAGCTGTGACCTGAATGAGGAAGCAGCGGAAGCCCAGTTTGAGATGACTCAGATTGATAATGTTGACTGGCCTCTAGCCGACTATGAGGAGTACAGCCCCATAGATCTGACTGAATGCCGGAGACTGTGTATAATTGATTGCTTCTGTGCCACAGCCGTCTTTCATGCAAGCACAAATACCTGCTGGAAGAAAAAGCTCCCTTTATCAAATGGGAAAATGGCGGAAAGCGTAGACAGGATGGTTCTTATCAAGGTGCGTAGGAGCAACAATACACAGTCGCAGCTCAGCAGTGGCTCTAGCAAATGGAAAAAGGAGAAGAAGTATTGGATTCTTGGGAGTTCATTGTTTTTTGGGAGTTCTGTATTGCTAAACCTTCTACTTATCTCTATTCTGTTCTTTGGCACTTACTGCGGTATCTGCATCACCTCCAAGAAGAAACTCCAGTCACCACAATTGTCAGGTAGTTCTATATTGCCCCCAAAGATTTTTACTTACAATGAACTGGAGAAGGCAACCAGTGGTTTCCATGAGGTGCTTGGCAGCGGTGCCTCTGGTACTGTGTACAAAGGACGGCTGCAAGATGAGCATGCGACCAGCATCGCCGTCAAGAAAATTGGAAAGCTCCAGCAAGAGACTGAGAAGGAGTTCATGGTGGAAGTGCAAACCATCGGGCAGACATTTCACAAGAACTTGGTCAGGCTGCTTGGTTTCTGCAATGAGGGAACTGACAGACTGCTTGTATATGAGTTCATGACCAATGGCTCGCTGAACGAGTTCCTCTTTGGTGATGCTCGGCCACATTGGAGTCTCCGTGTGCAAGTTGCACTTGGAGTGGCACGAGGGCTGCTCTACTTGCACGAGGAGTGCAGCACACAGATTATCCACTGCGACATAAAACCACAGAACATCCTTCTCGACGACAACTTTATGGCGAAGATTGCAGACTTTGGCCTGGCGAAGCTTCTTCGAGCCAACCAGACACAGACAAACACCGGCATCCGGGGCACTCGAGGTTACGTTGCCCCAGAGTGGTTCAAGAACATAGGGATCACCTCCAAAGTCGATGTTTACAGCTTTGGTGTGATCCTGCTTGAGCTTGTGTGCTGCAGGAGGAATGTGGAGGTAGAGATCGACGATGAAGAGCAGGCGATACTAACTTACTGGGCAAACGACTGTTACAGGTCTGGGAGGATCGACTTGCTGGTGGAAGGCGACGATGAGGCAAACTTCAACATAAAAAAGGCAGAGCGATTCGTGGCTGTCGCCCTTTGGTGCCTCCAGGAGGAGCCGACTATGCGGCCAACCATGCTTAAAGTGACACAGATGCTTGATGGAGCAGTGCAGATCCCCACGCCTCCGGATCCCTCTTCCTTCATCAGTTCACTTCCGTAG
- the LOC125535277 gene encoding peptidyl-prolyl cis-trans isomerase FKBP19, chloroplastic-like isoform X1: MSSPACRPGLPAPRRQAPLLPRLAAPPSGSKRAVHRTRPAHSTFEFSSPGRRRRTRVISSCHGGLVERRRLLLIPAISLTIGSLQYSLEKGAAKAEFTDMPALRGKDYGKTKMSYPDYTETESGLQYKDLRVGEGPSPKKGETVVIDWDGYTIGYYGRIFEARNKTKGGSFEGGDKEFFKFKVGSGQVIPAFEEAMTGMRPGGVRRIIVPPDIGYPDNDLNKLGPKPTTFSGQRALDFVLRNQGLIDKTLLFDIELIRIIPSQ; encoded by the exons ATGTCATCCCCGGCGTGCCGTCCCGGCCTCCCGGCGCCTCGCCGGCAGGCGCCGCTCCTCCCCCGCCTAGCCGCTCCCCCGTCCGGCTCGAAGCGGGCTGTTCATCGGACAAGACCTGCTCACTCCACCTTCGAGTTCTCCTCTCCTGGCCGCCGCCGTCGTACTCGGGTCATCTCTTCTTGCCACG GTGGTTTGGTAGAAAGAAGGAGACTACTATTGATTCCTGCAATTAGTCTCACCATTGGCTCCCTTCAGTACAGTCTGGAGAAGGGAGCAGCAAAAGCTGAATTTACTGACA TGCCAGCGCTTCGTGGGAAGGATTATGGAAAGACGAAAATGAGTTATCCAGATTACACTGAAACAGAATCAGGCCTCCAATACAAG GACTTGCGAGTTGGAGAGGGCCCATCCCCAAAGAAGGGAGAGACAGTAGTG ATTGATTGGGATGGGTACACAATTGGATACTACGGTCGCATTTTTGAAGCTCGAAACAAGACCAAGGGTGGTTCTTTCGAG GGTGGTGATAAAGAATTCTTCAAGTTTAAGGTTGGATCAGGACAG GTAATACCAGCCTTTGAGGAGGCTATGACAGGCATGCGTCCCGGTGGAGTTAGAAG GATAATAGTACCACCGGATATTGGATACCCAGATAATGACTTGAACAAGTTAGGCCCCAAACCGACAACATTTTCG GGACAAAGAGCTCTAGATTTTGTTCTAAGGAATCAAGGATTAATAGACAAAACTCTCCTGTTTGACATTGAGCTTATCAGGATAATTCCGAGTCAATAG
- the LOC125535277 gene encoding peptidyl-prolyl cis-trans isomerase FKBP19, chloroplastic-like isoform X2: protein MSSPACRPGLPAPRRQAPLLPRLAAPPSGSKRAVHRTRPAHSTFEFSSPGRRRRTRVISSCHGGLVERRRLLLIPAISLTIGSLQYSLEKGAAKAEFTDMPALRGKDYGKTKMSYPDYTETESGLQYKDLRVGEGPSPKKGETVVIDWDGYTIGYYGRIFEARNKTKGGSFEVIPAFEEAMTGMRPGGVRRIIVPPDIGYPDNDLNKLGPKPTTFSGQRALDFVLRNQGLIDKTLLFDIELIRIIPSQ, encoded by the exons ATGTCATCCCCGGCGTGCCGTCCCGGCCTCCCGGCGCCTCGCCGGCAGGCGCCGCTCCTCCCCCGCCTAGCCGCTCCCCCGTCCGGCTCGAAGCGGGCTGTTCATCGGACAAGACCTGCTCACTCCACCTTCGAGTTCTCCTCTCCTGGCCGCCGCCGTCGTACTCGGGTCATCTCTTCTTGCCACG GTGGTTTGGTAGAAAGAAGGAGACTACTATTGATTCCTGCAATTAGTCTCACCATTGGCTCCCTTCAGTACAGTCTGGAGAAGGGAGCAGCAAAAGCTGAATTTACTGACA TGCCAGCGCTTCGTGGGAAGGATTATGGAAAGACGAAAATGAGTTATCCAGATTACACTGAAACAGAATCAGGCCTCCAATACAAG GACTTGCGAGTTGGAGAGGGCCCATCCCCAAAGAAGGGAGAGACAGTAGTG ATTGATTGGGATGGGTACACAATTGGATACTACGGTCGCATTTTTGAAGCTCGAAACAAGACCAAGGGTGGTTCTTTCGAG GTAATACCAGCCTTTGAGGAGGCTATGACAGGCATGCGTCCCGGTGGAGTTAGAAG GATAATAGTACCACCGGATATTGGATACCCAGATAATGACTTGAACAAGTTAGGCCCCAAACCGACAACATTTTCG GGACAAAGAGCTCTAGATTTTGTTCTAAGGAATCAAGGATTAATAGACAAAACTCTCCTGTTTGACATTGAGCTTATCAGGATAATTCCGAGTCAATAG